The following are encoded together in the Strongyloides ratti genome assembly S_ratti_ED321, chromosome : 2 genome:
- a CDS encoding Peptidase S1 domain and Peptidase S1A, chymotrypsin-type family and Trypsin-like cysteine/serine peptidase domain-containing protein, whose product MKIKSIFLIVLIFIGLIGVLTKSVTVKLSINKISETDNWGPPETSGMNYFHVSNTNEFSVVKKITPAENEILQETCGYVKRNHLEPDEIPEDEDINILSKRNIFNGTDFERRGGFNAIAYAKGKVPEGTAPWAVAIGMRYSASCTGSIISPYHVLTAAHCLFKYKMATTNCVGEKIINLDINTRIYYGGTCLKKSVDMLCKTATVKEKRIRRVSYNYVYHLNLCGYGSDVAIIEVESPFKFDEMTQPICLPSPLFDEKVNIGPKEIIHNLGFGKTELNMTSVYLRRGKSLLCDENAESNNVKTVFSNGILCMRSCNTSDNIDCFGFDNMRTGICKGDSGGPDYIRMNNVTNPNDQRYMIIGIHSSGNECTPEDLKAKVYHNSVKVSYHVKEICWLTGICPESKKNQ is encoded by the exons atgaaaataaaaagtatatttttaattgtattaatttttattggttTAATTGGTGTTTTAACAAAAAGTGTTACTGTTAAgttatcaattaataaaattagtgAAACTGATAATTGGGGACCACCAGAAACAAGTGGAATGAATTATTTTCACGTGTCAAATACCAATGAATTTTcagttgttaaaaaaataacaccTGCTGAGAATGAGATATTACAAGAAACTTGTGGTTATGTTAAGAGAAACCATTTAGAACCAGATGAAATACCGGAAGACGAggatattaatattttatctaaaagaaatatatttaatggtACTGATTTTGAAAGAAGAGGTGGTTTTAATGCTATTGCATATGCTAAAGGTAAAGTTCCTGAAGGAACTGCTCCATGGGCTGTTGCTATAGGAATGAGATA ttctGCATCTTGTACGGGATCAATAATATCACCATATCATGTTTTAACAGCAGCacattgtttatttaaatataaaatggcTACCACAAATTGTGTTggagaaaaaataattaatttagatATTAATACAAGAATATATTATGGTGGTacatgtttaaaaaaatcagtTGATATGTTATGTAAAACGGCTActgttaaagaaaaaagaattagACGAGTAAGTTATAATTATGTATATCATCTTAATCTTTGTGGTTATGGTTCTGATGTTGCTATAATAGAAGTAGAATCACCATTTAAATTTGATGAAATGACACAACCAATATGCCTACCATCACCATTATTTGATGAGAAAGTTAATATAGGTCCAAAGGAAATAATTCATAATCTTGGTTTTGGTAAAACGGAATTAAATATGACATCAGTATATTTAAGAAGAGGAAAAAGTTTGTTATGTGATGAAAATGCAGAAtctaataatgtaaaaactGTTTTTAGTAATGGAATTTTATGTATGAGATCTTGTAACACCAGTGATAATATTGATTGTTTTGGATTTGATAATATGAGAACTGGTATTTGTAAAGGTGATTCTGGTGGACCTGATTATATAAGAATGAATAATGTTACCAATCCAAATGACCAAAGATATATGATTATTGGTATTCATTCTTCTGGTAATGAATGTACACCAGAAGATTTGAAAGCAAAAGTTTATCACAATTCTGTTAAAGTTTCTTATCATGTAAAAGAAATTTGTTGGTTAACAGGAATCTGTCCAGAATCTAAAAAGAATCAATAA
- a CDS encoding Major facilitator superfamily and Major facilitator superfamily domain, general substrate transporter and Major facilitator superfamily domain-containing protein, whose translation MDPETGDYIRKNLPVANNPQETSKDDNLSSVSINNLSKNDNKITISSNNISIDFGGKSSRKRKNNNDDDDEDDDKGNNCIFGNQIRFTIMIISTLCLSSILSNILTFNFTVICMAGEKPENYTPDMDPSLLNGYSPHLDYTSAQKSALFMAVAVGALIAVFPMTILLNKFGSRLIFSVLGFMSAIATLFVPFAANLGFYSFVFIRIVQGMGFSACLPVMGSITSHWSTIKQNGIFIAILSSFLQVAPIFTMPISGELCTSSLGWTAVYYLHGIVSIILFTIFFLYHRNSPTKHPLVNRKELVKMMFGKGSIYSGPGKQKVSKKVPVAAMYRDPAIWAILVAAFGNFMGTQLSLQFMPTYINAVLHLPIEQTGVASAISPVIMFFIKIVAGQSSDKIKFISDGTKLRIYNSLSMGGMGVLFITLGFMNPVVNKSGCLIVLIASTCILGFNSGGFFKSSQQVSKQHSHFTMANISFLNCVCMLLTPLLNELIAPENTPETWTIVLCIHGAILLSTNAFFCIFASSAPASWTLETFSSKSSKVAPVKVEPNVTETTDKY comes from the exons ATGGATCCAGAGACTGGTGATTACATcagaaaaaatttaccaGTAGCTAATAACCCTCAAGAA acTTCAAAAGATGATAACCTTTCAAGCGtttcaattaataatttatcaaaaaatgataataaaattactatttcttcaaataatatttcaattgaTTTCGGTGGTAAAAGTAGTAGGAAaaggaaaaataataatgatgatgatgatgaagatGACGATAAAGGAAATAATTGCATTTTTGGTAACCAAATTAGATTTACAATAATGATTATTTCAACATTATGCCTTTCTTCTATTctttcaaatattttgacatttaattttactgtTATTTGTATGGCTGGAGAGAAACCTGAAAATTACACTCCTGATAtgg aTCCATCTCTTCTTAATGGATATTCACCTCATCTTGATTATACATCAGCCCAAAAATCAGCTCTTTTTATGGCTGTAGCAGTTGGAGCACTTATAGCTGTTTTTCCAATGACAATACTTCTTAATAAATTTGGATCACGTCTTATATTTTCAGTATTAGGTTTTATGTCAGCTATAGCAACATTATTTGTACCTTTTGCAGCTAATCTTGGATTTTAttcatttgtttttattagaaTTGTTCAAGGTATGGGTTTTTCTGCATGTTTACCTGTTATGGGATCTATAACTTCACATTGGTCTACGATTAAACAAAATGGTATCTTTATTGCTATTTTATCTTCGTTTCTTCAAGTTGCCCCAATATTTACAATGCCAATTTCTGGAGAACTTTGTACAAGTAGTTTAGGATGGACAGCTGTTTATTATCTTCATGGTATTGTAtcaataatactttttacaATCTTTTTCTTATATCATAGAAATTCACCAACTAAACATCCTTTAGTAAATAGAAAAGAACTTGTTAAAATGATGTTTGGAAAAGGTTCTATTTATTCAGGACCTGGTAAACAAAAAGTTTCAAAGAAAGTTCCTGTTGCAGCAATGTACAGAGATCCAGCAATATGGGCTATTCTAGTTGCAGCTTTTGGTAATTTTATGGGTACACAACTATCATTACAATTTATGCCAACATACATAAATGCAGTTCTTCATTTACCAATTGAACAGACAGGTGTAGCATCAGCTATCTCACCAGTTATTAtgtttttcattaaaattgttGCTGGACAATCTtcagataaaattaaatttatttctgaTGGTACAAAATTACGTATTTACAATTCATTATCAATGGGAGGTATGGGTGTACTATTTATAACATTAGGTTTTATGAATCCAGTTGTAAATAAAAGTGGATGTCTTATTGTATTGATAGCCTCTACATGTATCCTCGGATTCAATTCAGGTGGTTTTTTCAAAAGTTCACAACAAGTATCTAAACAACACAGTCATTTTACTATGgcaaatatttcttttctcAATTGTGTTTGTATGTTACTTACACCACTTCTTAACGAATTGATAGCTCCTGAAAATACACCAG aaacatGGACAATAGTTTTATGTATTCATGGTGCAATTCTTTTATCGACAAATGCATTCTTTTGCATCTTTGCATCTTCTGCACCAGCATCATGGACACTAGAGACATTCTCATCCAAATCATCTAAAGTTGCTCCAGTCAAAGTTGAACCAAATGTAACTGAAACTACTGATAAATATtag
- a CDS encoding F-box domain-containing protein, producing the protein MSKRYIIIPNLPDIILKHIFSYLLYEDLLNCELVCKRWQNLVLKTMKKDIHEVVIEQLSNCKVQIIQQPALKRLTITCRKNSYEFIAGILRRSQNSLEKVTADLSFFTNIQNVHLLHKEGKYKYFPNTENLWIVVTNCETTDIEKLKEIEDRLFTNIHFLTFQAHVKQSQIHNISTLLLMFINRHKSVEINIELHADKAGPILAQLGELNNLKIQQLKIICTDFDRPIFPLDGLRDIMIKNKLDCERLVLRDWYLHCNGIEPLGNKCLTSIRISSSTIGNTTSFVSAIKNTKENSLLSKLEMVGLCIFSDINYLNDKAHLEFEYRINCTLNDLIVDCNDIYYIS; encoded by the exons ATGAGTAAACGTTATATTATTATCCCAAATTTACCtgatatcattttaaaacatatattttcttatttattgTATGAAGATTTGTTAAATTGTGAATTGGTTTGTAAAAGATGGCaaaatttagttttaaaaacaatgaaaaaagatattCATGAAGTTGTTATTGAACAA ttatcaAATTGTAAAGTACAAATAATTCAACAACCAGCATTAAAAAGACTTACAATAACATGCCGAAAAAATTCATATGAATTTATTGCTGGAATATTAAGAAGATCACAAAATTCATTAGAAAAAGTTACAGCTGACTTAagtttttttacaaatattcaGAATGTTCATCTTCTTCATAAGGAaggaaaatataaatattttccaaATACAGAAAATTTATGGATTGTTGTGACAAATTGTGAAACAActgatattgaaaaattaaaagaaattgaagATCGTCTATTTACg aatatacATTTTCTTACATTTCAAGCACATGTTAAACAATCTCAAATACATAATATTTcaactttattattaatgtttataaatagACACAAAAGTGTTGAAATTAATATTGAGTTACATGCAGATAAGGCAGGACCAATACTAGCACAATTAGGAGAATTAAATAATCTTAAGAttcaacaattaaaaataatttgtacaGATTTTGATAGACCAATTTTTCCACTTGATGGTTTAAGAGatattatgattaaaaataaacttgaTTGTGAACGTCTTGTTTTACGTGATTGGTACTTACATTGTAATGGAATAGAACCATTAggaaataaatgtttaactTCTATTCGTATTAGTTCCTCAACAATTGGCAATACAACATCTTTTGTGTCAGCTATCAAAAATACAAAAGAAAATAGTTTATTATCTAAACTTGAGATGGTTGGATTATGTATTTTTTCTGATATTAATTATCTTAATGATAAAGCTCATCTTGAATTTGAATATAGGATTAATTGTACgttaaatgatttaattgttgattgtaatgatatttattatatttcataa